The DNA region ACCTGTGATATGCATGGCaacataaaaattcataacaaAATAATAGTTTTGACTAAATGTTgatttaaagtaaaaaaattgttaaaatatataatgcatcattaaaaaaattaacaaataatttttaagcTTAAAGGCCGAAAAGTGGCTTAATAAGCACTAACTTCTTGCGagtacttttctttttcttttcttaccAAAATATGTGTTCTGAACTTATGTGGGTTGCTCAAAGAGAGGTCATAAGTAGTTTCTCGAGAGTTCATAagactttttatattatagTGACGCATCTTTTTGgttattttatttaacatttttattataatactaTATGTTCGAAAGTAATTTTGAGCACCATCTATTTATTTAGACTACTAAAGTTAAGTTCTAAAAACTGTTAcatttacatttatattttattatatctttctatatataataaaaataaaattttgataaacCAAAATGAGATATTAACTTTTTATATCATGtaacatatattaattagtatattatataaaaggTTCAAAAAATTGTAAGAACAATTGagtttctaattttaattctattattatatgtCGAGGTTATATGTTATATCAAGCATTGTGTGAACTATGAAAACAATGAAAATCGATCCATCCAGCAGAGAAAGTGAGTGGGGACCTTTTCCCTACTCGCCacctctttatatatatatatatatatatatatatatataattttcatttttaataattttccccttttcttttccttcgttaaaatttttcccttttcttttacgTTTTCAAATCCGATCCGAAAAAAGTACCATGTAATTCAATCCACACATTATCCCGAAATATCCGATCGTAAGGTCGATGTATTACTCCTTTTTAGTGATTTCAGATATGACCCTAGTATCATTCCACATAATTCAGTCAATGGACTCAACGCATTATGCCAAATGATCCCATCATTTTAGGTCAAAACGTTATGCCCTCtcaatgtttttaaatttaacCCGAATAAGATATCATGTTATTTTGATTGACATGTTACGCCAAACGATCTAATCgtaattcttttgtttttatttttcttaattctaatttttaaCCCGGTCATGCGTTATGCCAAAAAATCTTATCACAAGATCGATGTGTTACAccttttttgcatttttagaTTCGACCTCAGTAAGGTTCCACGTGATTCGGTCGATGCTTTATGCCAAATGATCCAATCATTAAGTCAAAAAGTTACACCTTTTTAGTGTTTTCAAATCTAATTTGAAAAAAGTACCACATAATCCGGTCAACGCGTTATGCAAAATGATTCAGTCATTATGGTCAGACTATTTGCGAAAAAATACTTTTACTCaaacttttatttagaaaattagaaGTTTCATACTAGAAGTACTATGTAAtattgttttttaaaattttagtttgTGAATGCTGAATatctttcctctctctttcttttttattttcttctttttttcaatatttttttatcttgacTCGATAAGATAGTGGTATAACCTTTTTGATCCGTCGGGTCAAATGACCCCATCAATATGGTTGACCAGTCATGTTTTACCACCACAtggtgcaaaaaaaaattctcattttGTTCTAATGATATAAGACTGAACACCCTGCATTTTACTATATTCTCTCTTTGTCTGAAGAGTTATACATATATCCtatactttatttttctttataaaggCACCAACTTTCTTcttctatattatatatttcttaagaAATTACACTAATTAAACACATACCCTTTGAATTACATGTAatactttttcttcctttgtcCATATGGAAAGGTCCAACAATGAAAATTcgttattaatttattttaaaaaatttataaaatgtaaacattttcattttcttaaaatcCACCATGTCTTCGTtgacttaatattattttttaataatgttcGCACCTATATTTTTAAGAGAAAAATCATTAgctttatatttaaaaatcaactcatttaacacattcaaacacaCTCCatgaaacaaaaagaaaaatgatatcatTTTTGATAACATGATACcatcttttgaaaaaaagaaatagattaTTTGTTATTAATAGAGAGTACATAATTTTCACAAATAAGttgttttattattagtttcaAAATATTGATCATTACACAAACCATTATGAtgaatcaaaaaattaaagaaaagttTTCAACCCGCGATACCGCGTGTGATCTTCGCtagttatctatttatttcttGATCCCGTAAATCACACTGGATCAAGAGATGGTcactattattatataaagcaAAATTACTTGTACACAACCAATTAATGCACTTTATAAATCTCATCCGAGAAACAACAAACATTGAACTTCACAGGAGCTGATTTACATTATAACTAGTATTCGATCCCTTGTGTTGCAGGGGTTCATTATCATATACATGTTAtcaaaataaatgattaatttgaaaCTCAAATTAAccatttattcatattttgcaaaccaaacaTGCTTTTAagtcatttaattaataatttattatgttGATAATTTGATCaatattaatctaaatttgttttatttatgaaattatgcattttcatttatataaaaaaaacttttagctgaattatatacatatatatattaatctacATATTAGATTGAATTCTATTTAGAAAACGATTTctatatttatcaatttttaattattgatttttagattatattagtttgaaaatttaaatttatcatatttatGATATTACGCATTTTCATTTGTATTAAAAtattagattatatatatatatattaacctaTATATTAGATTGAATTCTATCTAGAAAGTGATTTTTGCATTCATTATCACTTCTTGATTAACAACTTTCTTGGTTATATTAGTTTGCAGAGTTTGCTCTTATATACATTACATAGTgtattctattatatatagagagtATGGATATAGGAATTCaataatcaaaatatgattttgcAATTATATCAATAATGGAAATAGATAAAATCCTATTAAATGTTTGTgggagtcaattttacttatatatatagatatagattagtGGTTCAAGTGACTCtactaaattttaaaaattttgattgaaGTACCCCACatttacaaatatttatttcagtttagtccaaGTAGTACTTAAGAAACTTCAATGAATTATACTGTAATGTGTAAACTGgatccactttcttttttcattttctcttatatataGTCTATATCTATAACGGTGATGCTATCACGGTTggctgaaaaaataattaccatgatttttttaaccattagATCCTATTAAATAAGATTTGGGCCGTACACATGTccgaaatattttaaattgaagattcactccttatactttgacttTCGATATTCTTCGACTTCGCATCTTCTCGACGACGCTCGGTTGCACACATGAACGATTCGAATCCGGTTATATTTAATATCAAACCGAAATCTTCCGGTTCGATTAgatacataataatttttataactttaagggaaaattacaaaaaaaacccaagttttggAAAAAGTATCATTTtggtcctaaattttgttttgtaacagaaaaaaccatgagttttctaaattgtctcaaaaatgacatccgttataaattCCGTTAATTTTTGCCTAAACTTTGTGGGTCCCTTAACAGttcacgtaggcaaaaattgacaaaatttataatggaagtcattttttagacattttagaaaacttatggttttttctgttacaaaataaaatttaggacaaaaccgagacattttacaaaatttgggtttttttttgtaatttgccctaattttaaaaatataagaaaaaataaataatgaaacaAATAATTTTCGAAATCATCATTTATTTTCCTCCTAGAATAGAGAACACCagcaaaatcaaatcaaacaaTCCCTAAAAAATTCAATCGATATTTAATTTTGTGCCATGCCCATTGTAAGCTGGTGGATATTCGTAGGATATGCGAGAATTGCCTCTTCTCATTCGCCATGATCAACAAGTCAATTGCCGAGATTTACAGATTATTGTTGGGGAAGGGAGCAGCTTCGGACTCTGTGTGCAGTAGGATAAGGAAATCAAGGGCGAAGTTGTGCTCATGCTATAACACGCCATGGATCTCGAGGGATCCCACCCAGATATTGATCCAGATCACCTCGATTTGTGCATTGAGCTTTTATATTACTCTAATACATTGAAAACTAGCATCATAGGTCATTGCGAAGCATGATTGTATGGTCACTGATATCACCCTTGAGGGATAATTGATATCATTCGAGCACTCATCATTGAGCGAAGTGAAGCATGAGTCTACAGCAACTGATACCACTTTCGAGTGATGATTGATATCACTCGAGTACTCATAGTCGAGCGAAGCGAAGCATGAGTGTGTGGTCATTGGCACTACTCTCAAGTGATGACTGATATCACTCGAGCACTCATCGTTGGCACTCATTATTGAGCGAAGCAATGCATGAGTGTGTGGTCGCTAATACCACTATCAAGTGATGATTGATATCACTCGAGCACTCATTGTTGCGCGAAGCGATGTATGAGTGTGTGGTGACTGATACCACTCTCGAGTGACGATTGATATCACTCGAGCACTCATCGTTGAGCGAAGCGAAGCATGAGAGTGTGGTCACTGATACCATTCTTGATTGATGACTGATATCACTCGAGCACTCATCTTTGAGTGAAGCGAAGTATGAGTGTGCAATCATTGATACCACTCTCGAGTGATGACTGATATCACTCGAGCACTCATCATTAAGCCTCTCTTATGAGAGGCTTTTACTAATAAATGCATCCTTTGTGTAACATGCATTAAATCATCCATAAAGCAAACTAATGCCTATAGCATAACAATGTATTGCCTACGTGTTGAAATATAAAGGATGGTCATTAAAAGAAATACTTGCGAAGGTGCACAACATTGAAGGTGCAGGGGAGTTGCTTTCCATTCACGTCCGCCAAGACATAAGCATTGGGGTACGGAGTACCGATGACATGTATGGGTCTTCCTACTTGGGTGTGAGCTTATTGCGCCACACCAACCTTGTGAACTCATTCTTCCTCAAGACCCAATCACCCACAGCAAACTGCCTGGTTTTGACCTTCCTGTTGAAGTACTTGGCAGCTGCCTCTCTGGCACAGGCCATGGAATCAGCTGCCTCCAGCCTTCGCTCCTCCAAGGTGTCCAGCTCCTTCGCACGTCTGTAATCATTGAAGCTTTCATTGTATATCTCCACTCTGTAAGTGTGTAGCCCGATCTTCGCTAGAAGAACTGCCTTAGAACCATACACCAAGCTGAAAGGGATTTCATTAGTTGCCACCATGAGCGTAGTCTTATAAGACCAAATGACATTGTACAATTCACAGGTCCAACTCCCTCCAAGCGAAGCAAACCTGTTGCGAAGGCCATGGAGGACTGTTTGATTAGTCCTTTCCACTAAGCCATTTGTCTATGGATAACCCACAAACGCGAACCTCTGTTCGATTTGCAGATCATTGTAGAACCTTCCAAGTTCCTTGCCAGCAAACTGTGCCCCATTATCTAAGACCAAAGCATGAGGGACACAAAAGCGACTGATGAGGGATGTGAAGAACTTAATGATAGCCCTCTCATTGATGGAAGTGACGGCTTCTACCTCCACACACTTGAAGAAGTAGTCCGTAGCGACGATGACAAACTTTCGTGCTCTTGAAGCAGGCGAGAGTAGGCCCACCGTGTTAATCCcccaagtagaaaagggaCATGCCTTTGGAATGGGGGTGAGCTTTGATGGGGGAGCTCCCGTGCTTCTCGCGAACTTTTGGTAACTTCTACACTTTTGAACCAGCTCTTGAGCATCAACATTTAAATTAATCTACATTAATTTAAATGCTGTTTATTCAAGTTTTCTTTTaactttctatttattttttaagatatttttaattcacTCAACATTTATTAATCCTCAAATGCCCATAACATAGTTctcatatttaataatttgaatTATGAAGGAATATTAGTGGAGTTCATATTAGAAATAATCAAATATAGCATATTCaagaaagttaaaataatttcatatttaagaTAATTTAACGAGtttctaatattattttattataaaactaATTTGCGGCTggaatttttctaaatatctACTAATATAGATAAAAGAATGACTTCAAGATGACGCTCTTACATAAGGGTAAAGGcgtcaaataaaaaaatatataatagctGTATGTTTTTCATGAAAGGAAAGATTTATCCCAAGAGTAATCCCCTTTCAATGGGAAAGACTCTCCTCactcagaaaagaaaaattttggaGTTAGAAATTTTGCTTTCGGCACTTTTTATGGGTGAATCTACTTTTCGGCCTTTTTTACTCCAAAATCCTTCACAAATGGTGAAATAGCGATGGAGGTTGATTTCAGAGAATTTGCAACCTTTCACATGATCCAAACACCACTTAAAAAGTCAAAAGTAACCGAACATTGTGTTTATGGCTTTATGCAACTCTTTCATATGAAGCCTAATTATTTTACAAATAGAAACTGAAGAGTAGACAGCACTtccttcccccccccccccccccccccccccccccccacaaaaaaataaaggagtaGACAACAAGAGAGAAGACTCATCCTTCTCCATTCATATAATAACCAAGAATATCACACTAATCGAATTATTCATTGGACAAACGATCCCAAAGTATTGGGAATACTATTCATCATTAAAATGGTGGGCTCACTAGTTCCAAAATGACCAAGAATGAAGcaccacccaaaaaaaaaaagccaaggAATTAATACGGTCGGGGCAGACAACTTCTTCAGTCAATTCAACATATCGTGTTCTTGTTAGTCTTCCTAGCCAGGACAAACTTTTTCCACGCTTCCGTAATCTCCCTCGTCGTCTCCATCTCGGTCTTCTTGACTACGCCAttccttccattttcttgCGAGGCACTCATCTTGGCCTTGACCTTGGCCGGGAGGGCGTCAAGTTCATGGATCACCTTGGTGATGTCGATCACAAGGCGCTCAGCGAGGGTCCTAGAGAAGTCTTCCCTGATCACCACGCGGAGCACAGTGATGTGCTGTGCATCCGCAGGCATGGTGTAGGCTGGCACGATCCAACCGAACCGCCTCAGCATCTCGGAGATCTCAAACTCATCGTGGCGGCTGTTGTCCTTGAGGGAGAAGGCCACCAGCGGGACCCCATCATCCTTCGACACGATGTTGAAATGCCCAGTCTTCTCCAGCCCTTCCTTCAGCACCATTGCATTCTCGCGACAGTTCTCCATCACATTGCGGTAGCCCTAGCATTCGTAATTTGGCAATCATGAGGTCATGCTTAAGATTTCGCATTAAAGAATCCAATGCCATGTAAAATCTTTTTAATACAATCACATATCACTTGACCCGTAAGACAGGGTGAACCAATGGAACATTAATTGtactattctttttttccttttctattttagacTGAAATAGTggttttatccaaaaaaatatatataggaatAAGTTTAACAAGAGATTTAAGGAGATGAAGGATGGAGGAATCAGAATCGTATCCCTTGGAGGTCATGAATAACTATATGACTCGGAAGAAGTTCTTGCACACTTACTTCTTGTCCCAAGCGGATCAATTGATAATACTGTGCAATTATTTGACTCGAACCTGTAACATTTTGCAAAAGTAGGGAAGTTAAGAGAAGGCAGGTATCAAGATTATCATCTAAAACGTTTCATGGCGAAGTTTAATTTTGTGAAACAGGGTGATTTGGCAAACCTTTCGAGAAATTGAGAGTGAAGGTGGGTTGATCGGCTCCAAGATAGTTGATGTGGAAGATGAGTTCCTCAGGGAGGTCCACTTTGCTCCTCCAGATAACCCACCCAATGCCAGCATAAACGAGACCATACTTGTGCCCGCTGACGTTGATGCTCTTCACCAGGGGAAGCCGGAAATCCCACTCAAGCTCGGGGTAAAGGAAAGGAGCTATAAATCCGCCACTGGCAGCATCGACATGGATCGGAGTATCCCACCTATGGAAGGGAAAAAATATTCATTGTTCCCAATTATTTCGGTCGAGAGTTATCAATGGATTGTGAAAAGTGAAATACGGTCTCAGGTCAACATGGTTAGATGGATCATATGAGAtgatgtttaattaattaatttatagcaTACCCAGTTTCCTTGTTCT from Punica granatum isolate Tunisia-2019 chromosome 3, ASM765513v2, whole genome shotgun sequence includes:
- the LOC116201663 gene encoding glutamate decarboxylase 4 yields the protein MVLSKTASESDVSVHSTFASRYVRSSFPRFKMPENSIPKEAAYQIINDELMLDGNPRLNLASFVTTWMEPECDKLIMDSINKNYVDMDEYPVTTELQNRCVNMIAHLFNAPLGDSEAAVGVGTVGSSEAIMLAGLAFKRKWQNKRKAEGKPYDKPNIVTGANVQVCWEKFARYFEVELKEVKLREGYYVMDPVQAVELVDENTICVAAILGSTLNGEFEDVKLLNDLLLEKNKETGWDTPIHVDAASGGFIAPFLYPELEWDFRLPLVKSINVSGHKYGLVYAGIGWVIWRSKVDLPEELIFHINYLGADQPTFTLNFSKGSSQIIAQYYQLIRLGQEGYRNVMENCRENAMVLKEGLEKTGHFNIVSKDDGVPLVAFSLKDNSRHDEFEISEMLRRFGWIVPAYTMPADAQHITVLRVVIREDFSRTLAERLVIDITKVIHELDALPAKVKAKMSASQENGRNGVVKKTEMETTREITEAWKKFVLARKTNKNTIC